GCGCTTGGCCAAAGCCCCGCCAACCTCCAGCGCCTTGATGACGCGGGTGAGGCCGAACCCGTGGGCGGCTTCGATGAGCGCGGACTTGTTGAACAGGAACAGTCGCTTGTTGGCGATCACCTCCCAGTACCCGGCGCGGTTGAAAACCTTGGTGTCCGCCTCAGGTGCGTCCACGTCCGAGAAACGGCTGCTGCCGTGCTTGTCGATAAAGTCGATGATGCCGGCCAGGATCTGGCGGTCTTCGGCATTCCCTCCGCCGACACGGGAGAGCCATTCGCCGTAGAGCAGGCGGCAGTCGGCGAGGGCGGTACCCGGCTCCCACGGGAGAAGTCCGTAGGCGATGGCCATCTCGCCGGCCAGCGCGATCACGGCGAACCGGTCAGCCACACGGCCGGCCTGGGCATTGTCCTCGACGAACTGAGCGCGGATGCCGTCGAAGTCACTGAGCAAGCCCGGCTTGTCGTCGGTCGCGACCAAGCGCTCGACAAAGGCCGGTCCTAGGTGGCCATGGTGGGCACCCACCGCGACGGTGAGCTGCCGGTGAAAGTCCGCGCCCTCCAGCCCATGCAACTCGTCAAAGGCTCGATGCGTGCGGGTGCCGGCGTTCACGTCGACCATGCGCAACTCGGCGCCAGCGTGGGCGGCATTGCCGGATATGGCCGCGTGCTCGGATAGAGAGCGCTCGCCGCTGGATAGCGTCAGCAGGCGCCAGCTCAATTTGGCACGGCCTTCACGCTCACGGGTCATGGTGCCCTTACCTTGGCCGTTGGCGAGGGAGTAGGCCATCTCCTGTACTCGCTTGGGGTCGGCGCGCTTGATCTCGTCCAGGGGCAGGATGGTGTCGTTACGGCTCGACGCTTCGATCTCAAGTCCACCCTTGGTCATGTCCCAACTGGCGGCGAACACGCCCGGGTCACCCCACACCGACGAGCCGATCAACTGCGCCAAGGATTTGCCGCTCGAGCTGTCGCCCACCAGGTGAACGCCACCACCCAGCACGCCGACCAGACTCAGCAGCGGGCCGGCCAACGAGCAGCCGATCGCCAGTGTCAGCACCGGGTTGCCGGCACACTTCGCGGCTACCTCTGTTTGCCATAGAGCCAGCTCACCGCGGCGGCTGAAAAGAACCTGCGCCTTGTTGCTGGCTTGGTATCGCACTTTGTCGCTGCCGATCGTCCTCCCGGGCAGCACGAACGCGCCCGATTCATGCCAACCCGGCCGGCTGGTGGTGGCGAACACTTCTGCAGGATGCTGGTC
The sequence above is drawn from the Pseudomonas sp. FP2196 genome and encodes:
- a CDS encoding DUF927 domain-containing protein, with amino-acid sequence MSKPDTNVINLRPDAATIAPDRPCWAVYEHWVINEKGRKLRPGVYWHSFKRTAADQDDAEGDTGDRPITDEWISSPVTVVARTTNSDDGSEGRLLRLVTEGGIKEWIIAMEVFGGSGEDARRALFGMGIIIALKKRGTFMEYLLDQHPAEVFATTSRPGWHESGAFVLPGRTIGSDKVRYQASNKAQVLFSRRGELALWQTEVAAKCAGNPVLTLAIGCSLAGPLLSLVGVLGGGVHLVGDSSSGKSLAQLIGSSVWGDPGVFAASWDMTKGGLEIEASSRNDTILPLDEIKRADPKRVQEMAYSLANGQGKGTMTREREGRAKLSWRLLTLSSGERSLSEHAAISGNAAHAGAELRMVDVNAGTRTHRAFDELHGLEGADFHRQLTVAVGAHHGHLGPAFVERLVATDDKPGLLSDFDGIRAQFVEDNAQAGRVADRFAVIALAGEMAIAYGLLPWEPGTALADCRLLYGEWLSRVGGGNAEDRQILAGIIDFIDKHGSSRFSDVDAPEADTKVFNRAGYWEVIANKRLFLFNKSALIEAAHGFGLTRVIKALEVGGALAKRDTDRDSRKTKKYRIPAGGSARLYVIDPEALDGEGGAV